One Gemmatimonadota bacterium genomic window, GTCGCCCGCGTGCTCGATCACCTCAGGGTCGTACTCCCACAGCAGCTTACCGGTAGCGGCTTCCACCGCGCGCAGCACGTTGTAGCTGCCCTCGAAGTACATCACGCCGTCCACCACCAGCGGCGTGCCGTAGAGCGTACGGTCCTCCGGCAGGTCCACGTACCACGCGACTCCCAGGTCGCCCACGTTGGCGTCGCTGATCTGCGTGAGCGGGCTGAAGCGCTGTTCGTCGAAGGCCCGTCCGAACGCGAGCCAGTCGCCGCCCTGCTCGGTGGCGGCCAGCGCGGCGTCGTCGATGACCCGCTCGGGGGCGATCTCCGCGCACGCGGTGAGGGTCCCCAGCAGCGCGGTCAGGACGAGTTTCGCATCGAGTCGCGGCCGGGGGTGTTGAGAGAGAGCCCGCGGGGTGATCGCAGAAAGAGCCATCCGTCGCGCCTCCACTCCAGATAGCGGCATCGGCGGCACCCCGCGCGAGGCGCGAGCTTGCGGGCCGTCGACGGCAACCACGCTGAAGTTCTTGGGAATCGAGCCGGGCAGGCCCCCTGAGTGGCGTCCGCCCGGGCTCGGAGTGATCGTGAAGATGAGGCGGTCTGGACGAGGGTGTCAAAAAGCCGAGTGGGCCGTCCAGCGACACGAAACGCTAAGGTCCCGAGGCCCTACGGCCCCGCACCCTCCTCGTCGGCTCGCCTGCCATCCCTGTCCAGCAGCGTCGGCGCCCCAAGATCCAAGCCGGCAAGCCGGTCCATCTGCGTGGCGCGGTCCCCGACGACCAGCCACATCATCCGCTCGGGGTCCACGTACCGGTCGGCCAGCGCCCGGATCCGGGCCGCGTCGATCTCCCGCACGATGTCCTCGCGGTCCAGGACGTAGTCGGCCTCGAAGCCGTACAGGCTCATGTCCTCGAGAATGCCGAGCTTGTCCCCGAGGGTCTCGAACGCCATCGCGTTGGAGCGCAACAGAAAGCTCTTCGTGGCCTCCAGGTCCTCGCCGTCGAACGTCGGCCCGTAGGATTCCATCATGTCTCGAACCAGCTCCAGTGCCTCGTGCGTGGCGTTCGAGCGGATGGAGCTGAACACGCCGAAGGGGCCGGGCAGATCGGTGCCCCCGAACCCCGAGCCGATGCCGTACGTGTAGCCGCGCTGCTCGCGCAGGACCTGCGTCAGGTCGGAGGCGAAACCACCCCCGCCGAAGCGGAAGTTCATCACCGTCGCCGCGTAGTATTCAGGGTCGGTCTCCGGAGGACCGAGGTAACCGATGTTGACGACCGACTGGCTGGATCCCGGCACATCGACGAAGTACACGCCGGGTGCCGCCGTCTGCGCGGGCTCGGCGGGCAGCGCGACGTCCACGGCTGCCCAGCGCTCGCCGATCCCCGCGAACGCCTGCGCTACCGCCGCTTGCTCGACCGCCCCGGCGACGTGCAGCGCCGCGACCGAGGGAGACAAGGCCCGTGCGTAGTAGGCGCGCAGGTCGTCCATGCTCAGCGCCTCGACGATCTCGGCGCTGCCCAGCGCGCTCTCGCCCAGGATGTGATCGCCGTACAGGAGCCGGTTGAACGCGTTGGCGGCGATGGCGGTGGGCTGCGCCTCGGCCTGGCGGATGCGGTTCAGCGTGCGCCGGCGGGCCAGCTCCAGCTCGTCCTCGTCCCAGCGCGGCTCGAGCAGGATCTCCTCCAGGAGGGAGATGGTTTCGTCGAAGTTGCGGGCCAGGGTGCTTCCGCTCAGACGGAAGGACTGCCGGCCGGCGGTTACGGTGATCGACGCACCCAGCTCCTCGATCGCCTGCTCGAGTTCCTCCGAGGTCCTGCGCGCGGTGCCCTCCGTCATGATTTCCGCCAGCAGGTTGGCCGCGCCCACCTGCTCCGGGTCGTCGGCCAGCAATCCGCCCTTGATGCGCAGCGTGAATTGCACGGTCGGGAGCTCGCGGTCGACGATGCCGAGCACGGGCAGCCCGTTGGCGAGCGTCGTGCGCCACACCTCGGGGGCCGTGAGGCTCGGCGTGGGACCGAACGGAGGCTCCTCGGAGCGATCGAACGACGAGGGCGTGCGCGCCTCGCCCCGGGTGACCGCGCCCACCTCGCCCGCGCCGGGGACGATCGGCTCCTCGACCACGCTGGCGCGATCGGAGCCCTCCAGCGCGAGGTCGACTCCGCCGCGAGGCACGAAGCTCGTCGCCACGAACGGCCGGTCCTTCAGGTAGGTCTCGTAGACCCGCTGCACGTCCACCGCGGTGACCGCCAGCGTGCGCTCCAGGTCTTCGGTCAAGTAGCCCGGCGAGTCCGCGAAGATGTTGTACTGCGCGAGTTGGAAGGCCTTCCCCAGCGTGCTGGACAGGCCGTTGTAGAACGCGGTCTCCGAGCGCGCCTTGACGCGCCGCAGGTCGGCCGCGTCGACGCCCAGCGCCTCGAAGCGCGCGAATCCCCGTCGCACGGCCTCGTGCACTTCGTCCAGGTCGGTCCCCTGGAAGGACCGCACCCGCATGGCGAACCGGCCGGCCTGCTCCGAGTTGCCGGAGAACGCGGACACGTCCGGCGCGACGCCCTGTCCCTCCAGCCCCTCGCCCTCTACGACCACCTTGTAGAGCGGCGACTTGCGCGAGCCCGTGAGCAGCTCGGCGAGCACATCGAGCGCGTAGGAGTCCGGGTGGTACTGCTCCACCGTAGGCCAGGCCAGGGTCAGCTCCGGCAGGTTGGCGAAGTTGTCCTCGTGGAAGAGGCGCTTCTCCCCGTCGAGCGCCACGTCCGGCGCTTCGAAGGGCGGATTCTGCGGACCGGCGGCGATCTCGCCGAAGTACTTCTCCACCCACGCCTTGGTCTGCTCGACATCGATGTCGCCGGCGACGACGAGCGTGGCGTTGTTCGCACCGTACCAGCGGCGGTGGAAGTCCTTCACGTCCTCGAGGATCGCGGCGTCCAGATCCGCCAGCGAGCCGATCACCTGCCAGCGATACGGGTGCCCTTCGGGGTAGAGCGCCTCGTCGAGGACGAAGTTGGTGTGGCCGTACGGCCGATTGTCCACGCGCTGGCGCTTCTCGTTCTTCACCACCTGCCGCTCCTTGTCCACCACGGACTCGCTCACGGTGTTGATGAAGAACCCCAGCTTGTCCGCCTCGGCCCACAGCGCCTTCTCCAGCGCGTCGCTCGGCACCACCTCGAAGTAGTTCGTGCGATCGCGACTGGTCGACCCGTTCGCCGAGCTCCCCACCCGGTTCATGAGCCGGTCGAGCCCACCGGGACCGAGGTTCTCCGAATCCAGGAAGAACAGGTGCTCGAACATGTGGGCGAAGCCGGTCCGGCCCGGCACCTCACGGGCCGATCCGACGTGGAACGTCATCGCCACGGCCGCGACCGGATCAGACCGATCCACGTGGAGCACCACGTCGAGGCCGTTGTCGAGCTCGTATTTCTCGTAATCGACCGATAGCGCCGCGCCCTCGGCGACGGAGCCGTCTCCCGCGGCGTCCGCACAGCCCGCGAGCGCGAGCGCGGCCGTAGCCAGCGAAACGATTTGCAGGGCCAGGAATCCGGAAAATCGACGAGTCATGCGTGGCCTCGGTGGGTCGGATCAGGGTTGAGTGGGCCCGCGGGCGGCCCTTTCTACGGCTAGGACGCGGATGGGGCGGCCGAGGTTGGCCGATGCGGCGTCCGGTCACGGGCGAAGGTCCCGGACTTCGGCCGAAAGGCCGGCGGGCTCTGCTGTATGCCCGGGGTGGGACTCGAACCCACAAGAGCCGAAGCCCAGCGGATTTTGAGTCCTAGCACCGGGCACTTCGCGGTGGGTACGGATGTACACTATTCCGCACGGTTGAGCGACAAACTGGCCCTTCTCTTCCCGGCCGATGTGACGCCCATACCGCTCAGTTTCTCTGGGTTACGGCACAATCGCGGCACAGTCGGGGGGGTCTTCCGCCCCGGTTCCCCTTGCCGTGACGTAGCACACAAAGCGCGGGCCGCCGATACTAGTCCTCTCCTGCCGAAGTCGTTATACCGGACTTGCAGCCATGGTTAAGCGAGTGGAAAAGCTGACGAGCGCCCTTAGGATTCTGTTGGGGCCGAAGGTCTCGAGCAAGGTCGTGATAGGGGCCGGCATCCTGGGCGCTTTTGTTCGTTCAGACGCTGCCGCCGAATTGAGTGGGCTAAGCCCGGAAACGCTCTACGTCGGAGCTTGGGGCGGGGTGGCGGTCGTTTCGTTGGCGCTCGGCTCTCTAGTTGTCGATGCAACACTGGCAGCAAGGCACAGACTCGTCCGCGGGGGGCGGGCGTGGAGGCGGAATCGGAAGCGCAGCGAGATGATACGCCATACAGTTGATGTGCTGAACCCAGTTCACGCCCGAGAAGTCAGGAGGGCGCTCCGTGGAGGCACGACCTTCATCACGAACACCGCCGCCGAACCATGGGCCACCTTTGTAAGACTAGGCGCGGTCTCTGCGGTGGCGGCCGTACCTGATAGCGGGCCACCTGGAGCAGCTCGTCAGTCTGTGTGCGTATTCTCTCGAAAGGCGCGCCGGGTTATCGAAACCTCGCATAGAATAGCCGAGGCGTGAACGCTGGCCGGCGGGGTGGGGCTCCCCCGCGCGCCATCCTATGTCCCAATGAGCGGTGTCGCCGCTGGGCGATGGAAGTCTTTCGGTCGATTCGCGCATGGGGAGCAAGCAGACCTCGCGGCGTCCGTCCCCGGGACCATCCAAGGCTGACGCTGAGCGAGCGAGACGCGAATGGAGGGAGCGGGCCGAAGAGGGGGACGCGGACGCAGCCTACGTTAGTGTGCGCTACGTGAGCCTTAGGAATGCCAGGGTGCGCGCCCAGGGTCGGTCCGTGGCCAAAGCCGGTTACCTACAGGTCTATGTCGGGCACATCGGGGCGGCCGTGATCGGCATACCCGTCGAGGACGCAGAGCCGTCCCAATAAGGGGCCGACGCTTCAGGCCCCCAGCGTGAGCGACTTCGTGCCGCCGCGCGTCTTCAGTCGGCGCAGCTTCTCAACCACCCGGTCGGCTAGTTCCTCGCCGTCCTCGCCTGGCTGCTGGATGACCGTGATCTGGTCGATGAAGGTGTCGCCTTCGGTGATGATCGTGCCGCCGGAGGCGACCGCGTCCCGGAACGTGCCCGCGCCGTC contains:
- a CDS encoding pitrilysin family protein, which translates into the protein MTRRFSGFLALQIVSLATAALALAGCADAAGDGSVAEGAALSVDYEKYELDNGLDVVLHVDRSDPVAAVAMTFHVGSAREVPGRTGFAHMFEHLFFLDSENLGPGGLDRLMNRVGSSANGSTSRDRTNYFEVVPSDALEKALWAEADKLGFFINTVSESVVDKERQVVKNEKRQRVDNRPYGHTNFVLDEALYPEGHPYRWQVIGSLADLDAAILEDVKDFHRRWYGANNATLVVAGDIDVEQTKAWVEKYFGEIAAGPQNPPFEAPDVALDGEKRLFHEDNFANLPELTLAWPTVEQYHPDSYALDVLAELLTGSRKSPLYKVVVEGEGLEGQGVAPDVSAFSGNSEQAGRFAMRVRSFQGTDLDEVHEAVRRGFARFEALGVDAADLRRVKARSETAFYNGLSSTLGKAFQLAQYNIFADSPGYLTEDLERTLAVTAVDVQRVYETYLKDRPFVATSFVPRGGVDLALEGSDRASVVEEPIVPGAGEVGAVTRGEARTPSSFDRSEEPPFGPTPSLTAPEVWRTTLANGLPVLGIVDRELPTVQFTLRIKGGLLADDPEQVGAANLLAEIMTEGTARRTSEELEQAIEELGASITVTAGRQSFRLSGSTLARNFDETISLLEEILLEPRWDEDELELARRRTLNRIRQAEAQPTAIAANAFNRLLYGDHILGESALGSAEIVEALSMDDLRAYYARALSPSVAALHVAGAVEQAAVAQAFAGIGERWAAVDVALPAEPAQTAAPGVYFVDVPGSSQSVVNIGYLGPPETDPEYYAATVMNFRFGGGGFASDLTQVLREQRGYTYGIGSGFGGTDLPGPFGVFSSIRSNATHEALELVRDMMESYGPTFDGEDLEATKSFLLRSNAMAFETLGDKLGILEDMSLYGFEADYVLDREDIVREIDAARIRALADRYVDPERMMWLVVGDRATQMDRLAGLDLGAPTLLDRDGRRADEEGAGP